The following are encoded together in the Streptomyces sp. NBC_01465 genome:
- a CDS encoding prolyl oligopeptidase family serine peptidase, with protein MDTEAFPRQFARTRRFTLGAPRDFTVSPDGERVLFLRSGQLWLYEVGAGAERMLAQSASSYATDRRAHLVAYATAGALWTVTTDGSAPRRIAAAGPVSDPRPSPDGTLIAYVTGGALRVVRTDGTHDRPLAEPEGDEVTYGLADFTATTSIGRTRGFWWSPESDALLVARVDPTKVHRRYIADPAHPDRAPRAVRYPAAGTPNAETSLHLLTVEGGHTPVDLAFEYLLNAGWGPAGPVVTLQSRDQRTVRVLALEPSTGSAELLAQVTDETWVQFPPGTPAFTAAGTPVMSAVRGDTRAILIGDVPSPDGLQVREVLATEGERVLFTASDEPTQTHVWSYEPADGFTRLTDEPGVHTAAAGGDTLVLDSRTPDGQSVTVLRHAKPAGEIAVLTEEPLVTPRPVHLVLGERQLRSRLHLPSWYEEGSPALPVLLSPYAGPGMQVVTQARGWYTAVCQWFAEQGFAVLATDGRGTPGRGVAWQRAIVGDRLGPVLEDQIDALHAAAERYDALDLNQVAVRGWSFSGYLAAGAVLHRPDVFHAAVAGAAPTDRRLYDTYWEERFLGHPDENPEAYERSSLLPHAHKLSRPLMLVHGLADDNVHLVNTLRLSAALLAAGRPHTVLPLSGTGHLVAQEGVADNLLLLELAFLRKSLNL; from the coding sequence ATGGACACCGAAGCTTTCCCCCGTCAGTTCGCCCGCACCCGCCGCTTCACGCTCGGCGCCCCGCGCGACTTCACCGTCTCCCCCGACGGTGAGCGCGTGCTGTTCCTCCGCTCCGGTCAGCTGTGGCTGTACGAGGTCGGGGCCGGGGCCGAGCGGATGCTGGCGCAGTCGGCGTCGTCGTACGCGACCGACCGCCGGGCCCATCTGGTCGCGTACGCCACCGCCGGCGCGCTCTGGACCGTGACGACGGACGGCTCGGCCCCGCGCCGCATCGCAGCCGCCGGACCCGTCAGCGACCCCCGGCCCTCGCCCGACGGGACGCTGATCGCGTACGTCACCGGGGGCGCGCTCCGGGTCGTACGCACCGACGGGACGCACGACCGCCCGCTCGCGGAGCCCGAGGGCGACGAGGTGACCTACGGACTCGCCGACTTCACCGCGACCACCTCCATCGGCAGAACCCGCGGCTTCTGGTGGTCGCCGGAGAGCGACGCGCTGCTGGTCGCCCGCGTCGACCCCACGAAGGTCCACCGCAGGTACATCGCCGACCCCGCCCACCCCGACCGGGCGCCGCGCGCGGTCCGCTACCCGGCGGCGGGCACCCCCAACGCCGAGACGTCACTGCACCTGCTGACGGTGGAGGGCGGGCACACCCCGGTCGACCTCGCCTTCGAGTACCTCCTGAATGCCGGCTGGGGACCCGCGGGCCCCGTCGTGACCCTCCAGTCCCGCGACCAGCGCACCGTGCGGGTCCTCGCCCTCGAACCGTCCACCGGGAGCGCCGAGTTGCTCGCGCAGGTGACGGACGAGACCTGGGTGCAGTTCCCGCCGGGCACCCCGGCCTTCACCGCAGCCGGTACGCCGGTGATGTCCGCCGTGCGCGGCGACACCCGGGCGATCCTGATCGGCGACGTGCCCAGCCCGGACGGACTGCAGGTGCGCGAAGTGCTCGCCACCGAGGGCGAGCGGGTCCTGTTCACGGCGAGCGACGAGCCGACGCAGACCCACGTCTGGTCGTACGAACCCGCCGACGGCTTCACTCGCCTCACCGACGAGCCCGGGGTGCACACGGCCGCCGCCGGAGGCGACACGCTCGTCCTGGACAGCCGCACCCCGGACGGCCAGAGCGTGACCGTGCTGCGCCACGCCAAGCCGGCCGGCGAGATCGCGGTGCTGACCGAGGAGCCGCTTGTCACGCCCCGCCCGGTCCATCTCGTCCTCGGGGAGCGACAGTTGCGCAGCCGCCTGCATCTTCCGTCCTGGTACGAGGAGGGCTCACCCGCGCTGCCCGTCCTCCTCAGTCCGTACGCCGGTCCGGGCATGCAGGTCGTGACGCAGGCACGCGGCTGGTACACGGCGGTCTGCCAGTGGTTCGCCGAACAGGGCTTCGCCGTGCTCGCCACGGACGGCCGCGGCACCCCGGGCCGGGGCGTCGCCTGGCAGCGGGCGATCGTGGGCGACCGGCTCGGCCCCGTACTGGAGGACCAGATCGACGCCCTCCACGCGGCGGCCGAACGCTACGACGCCCTGGACCTGAACCAAGTCGCCGTCCGGGGCTGGTCGTTCAGCGGCTATCTGGCAGCAGGGGCGGTGCTCCACCGCCCCGATGTCTTCCATGCGGCGGTCGCGGGGGCCGCGCCCACCGACCGCCGGCTGTACGACACGTACTGGGAGGAGCGTTTCCTCGGCCACCCGGACGAGAACCCCGAGGCGTACGAGCGCTCCTCACTGCTCCCCCATGCGCACAAACTGTCCCGCCCGCTGATGCTGGTCCACGGACTCGCCGACGACAACGTCCACCTGGTCAACACCCTGCGGCTGTCCGCCGCCCTGCTCGCGGCCGGCCGGCCGCACACCGTACTGCCGCTGTCCGGTACGGGGCACCTGGTCGCACAGGAGGGTGTGGCCGACAACCTCCTCCTCCTGGAACTCGCCTTTCTCAGAAAGTCCTTGAATCTCTGA
- a CDS encoding Rieske (2Fe-2S) protein, translated as MTSSQEPLYTFDRRTVVSAVGAAGLAVALTACGSSDKTGGSDAVKPAPAGKNGDALAKTADIPEGGGKVFADQGVVVTQPVAGQFKAFSSKCTHQGCAVSKISDGTITCPCHGSQFSATDGSVKHGPATAPLAAATIKVEGDSITLG; from the coding sequence ATGACTTCATCCCAGGAGCCCCTGTACACCTTCGACCGCAGGACCGTCGTCTCCGCGGTGGGAGCGGCCGGCCTCGCCGTCGCCCTCACCGCGTGCGGCAGTTCGGACAAGACCGGGGGCAGCGACGCCGTGAAACCGGCGCCCGCCGGCAAGAACGGCGACGCCCTCGCGAAGACCGCCGACATCCCCGAGGGCGGCGGCAAGGTCTTCGCGGACCAGGGCGTGGTGGTCACCCAGCCGGTGGCGGGCCAGTTCAAGGCCTTCTCCTCGAAGTGCACCCACCAGGGCTGTGCCGTCTCGAAGATCAGCGACGGCACCATCACCTGCCCCTGTCACGGCAGCCAGTTCAGCGCGACGGACGGCAGCGTCAAGCACGGCCCCGCCACAGCGCCGCTGGCCGCGGCGACGATCAAGGTGGAGGGCGACTCGATCACGCTCGGCTGA
- a CDS encoding cysteine hydrolase — translation MPTPEQLAEQLTPASTVLLTVECQQGVVGLDSALPELAKEARSSGALQNVARLVDGAHEAGVQVLHAVAERRPDGRGANHNARLFRAAERLPVQQHSGSRAVRIAEPIVVAEEDLVVRRLHGLSPIAGTDVDPLLRNLGCRTLVVVGVSSNVAIPNAVFDAVNLGYTALVVSDAIAGVPADYTPAMIRNTLALVATVATTEDVLTSWKRPRRVSRA, via the coding sequence ATGCCGACGCCCGAACAGCTCGCGGAGCAGCTCACCCCTGCCAGCACGGTCCTGCTCACCGTCGAATGCCAGCAGGGTGTCGTCGGTCTCGACAGCGCCCTGCCCGAACTCGCCAAGGAGGCACGGTCGTCGGGGGCCCTGCAGAACGTCGCGCGGCTGGTCGACGGCGCGCACGAAGCGGGGGTGCAGGTGCTGCACGCGGTCGCGGAACGGCGGCCCGACGGGCGCGGCGCCAACCACAACGCACGGCTGTTCCGCGCCGCCGAGCGGCTGCCCGTACAGCAGCACTCGGGGTCGAGGGCGGTTCGGATAGCGGAGCCGATCGTGGTCGCCGAGGAGGACCTGGTCGTACGTCGGCTTCACGGGCTCTCGCCCATCGCGGGCACCGACGTCGATCCCCTGCTGCGGAATCTGGGCTGCCGCACGCTGGTCGTGGTGGGAGTCTCCTCCAACGTGGCGATACCCAACGCGGTCTTCGACGCGGTCAACCTCGGCTACACCGCGCTCGTGGTGTCGGACGCCATCGCGGGGGTGCCCGCCGACTACACCCCCGCGATGATCCGCAACACGCTCGCGCTGGTGGCCACGGTCGCGACCACCGAGGACGTACTGACGAGCTGGAAGCGGCCCCGGCGCGTCAGCCGAGCGTGA
- a CDS encoding pyridoxamine 5'-phosphate oxidase family protein → MTTTAQRRGRRIMMTDEERDTFLAEQRTCRVATVSADGRPHVGALWYVWDGESLWLYSITRSRRWAQLTSDPRLAVVVDDGEEYGELRGVELSGSAVFVGEAPRTGEPCPELDVPERLFAAKNFGLDAMVHDGRHAWLRLTPEAIVSWDFRKIG, encoded by the coding sequence ATGACCACCACCGCACAGCGGCGAGGCCGCCGGATCATGATGACGGACGAGGAGCGGGACACGTTCCTCGCCGAGCAGCGCACCTGCCGGGTGGCGACCGTCTCCGCCGACGGCCGCCCGCACGTCGGCGCGCTCTGGTACGTCTGGGACGGGGAATCCCTCTGGTTGTACTCGATCACCCGCAGCCGGCGCTGGGCGCAGCTGACGTCCGATCCCCGCCTCGCGGTGGTCGTCGACGACGGGGAGGAGTACGGGGAGCTGCGCGGGGTGGAGCTCTCGGGCAGCGCGGTCTTCGTCGGCGAGGCCCCGCGTACGGGCGAACCCTGCCCCGAACTCGACGTCCCCGAGCGGCTGTTCGCGGCCAAGAACTTCGGCCTGGACGCCATGGTGCACGACGGCCGCCACGCCTGGCTGCGCCTCACGCCGGAGGCGATCGTCTCCTGGGACTTCCGCAAGATCGGCTAG
- a CDS encoding LysR family transcriptional regulator encodes MLNLERLRTLDAVARHGSVSGAAEGLHVTTSAVSQQLTKLEREAGQPLLAKNGRGVRLTDAGRLLADHAARILSQVEIAQADLEAQRGRVVGDLRLAAFPTGARGLFPAALAALRAEHPQLRVSSQEMEGDDSVRAVVRGDLDVAVVIDWYNKPTPMPEGMAKRALLDDLADVAMPAGHPLAGRAEVDLEDFADDEWITWPEGEFCWEWLMFTLGGKGIEPKVAHVAGEHATQMALIAAGLGVAIAPRLGRGPLPDGVVAVPVRSAMCRHVYAIWRADADRRPSIRAVVDALHTAGTQVQSA; translated from the coding sequence ATGTTGAATCTGGAGCGCCTGCGCACCCTCGATGCGGTGGCCCGTCACGGCTCGGTGAGCGGGGCGGCCGAAGGGCTGCATGTGACCACCTCCGCCGTCTCGCAGCAGCTGACCAAGCTGGAGCGCGAGGCCGGGCAGCCGCTCCTGGCGAAGAACGGACGCGGCGTACGGCTCACCGACGCGGGGCGGCTGCTCGCCGACCACGCCGCACGGATCCTGTCCCAGGTGGAGATCGCCCAGGCGGACCTGGAGGCGCAGCGCGGCCGGGTGGTGGGCGACCTGCGGCTCGCCGCCTTCCCGACCGGCGCGCGCGGTCTCTTCCCGGCGGCCCTTGCCGCGCTCCGCGCCGAGCACCCTCAACTCCGCGTCTCCTCACAGGAGATGGAGGGGGACGATTCCGTACGCGCGGTGGTGCGCGGCGACCTCGACGTCGCGGTCGTCATCGACTGGTACAACAAGCCGACGCCGATGCCCGAAGGCATGGCCAAGCGCGCGCTCCTCGACGACCTCGCGGACGTCGCGATGCCCGCAGGACACCCCCTGGCGGGCCGCGCCGAGGTGGACCTCGAGGACTTCGCCGACGACGAGTGGATCACCTGGCCCGAGGGCGAGTTCTGCTGGGAGTGGCTGATGTTCACCCTCGGCGGCAAGGGCATCGAGCCCAAGGTCGCTCATGTCGCGGGCGAGCACGCGACCCAGATGGCGCTGATCGCCGCCGGCCTCGGGGTCGCGATCGCGCCCCGGCTCGGGCGCGGGCCGCTGCCGGACGGGGTGGTCGCCGTGCCCGTACGGTCCGCGATGTGCCGCCATGTGTACGCCATCTGGCGCGCGGACGCCGACCGCAGGCCCTCGATCCGGGCCGTGGTGGACGCCCTGCACACGGCCGGGACCCAAGTGCAGTCCGCCTAG
- a CDS encoding DMT family transporter, which translates to MSTATPHRTVSAPATTPITATTARPTVDWRIRFAVLSLIWGFSFLLIKVGTDGYAPFQVTFGRLFFGTAVLAVAMLVKRDRLPRGARTWMHLAVAALLLNAAPFSLFAYSEQTIPSTLAGICNATSPLWGMALSMVALSEDRPTRRRVAGLGVGFLGVLTVLGVWQGFSGLDYRGTAMALLASLCYPVGWIYLRRTLAHTGSSNLAITGSQLFVATLELALITPLFTTLPTSFPVVPLLAVVALGALGTGVALLLQYGLVAEVGPTTAQMVTYFIPVIATAAGVAVLGESLSWNTPVGALIVLAGAALTQTRPRKRAAPQS; encoded by the coding sequence ATGAGCACCGCGACCCCGCACCGGACCGTGTCAGCCCCGGCCACCACCCCGATCACCGCCACCACCGCCCGCCCCACCGTCGACTGGCGCATCCGCTTCGCCGTGCTCTCGCTCATCTGGGGTTTCAGCTTCCTTCTCATCAAGGTCGGCACCGACGGCTACGCCCCCTTCCAGGTCACCTTCGGGCGGCTCTTCTTCGGTACGGCGGTCCTCGCGGTCGCGATGCTGGTGAAGCGCGACCGGCTGCCGCGCGGCGCCCGCACCTGGATGCACCTCGCGGTCGCTGCCCTCCTCCTCAACGCGGCGCCGTTCTCGCTCTTCGCGTACTCGGAGCAAACGATCCCCTCGACGCTCGCGGGTATCTGCAACGCCACCTCGCCGCTCTGGGGCATGGCCCTGTCGATGGTCGCGCTCTCCGAGGACCGCCCCACGCGCCGCCGGGTCGCCGGACTCGGCGTCGGCTTCCTGGGTGTGCTGACCGTGCTCGGCGTCTGGCAGGGCTTCTCGGGCCTGGACTACCGGGGCACGGCGATGGCCCTGCTCGCCTCGCTCTGCTACCCGGTCGGCTGGATCTACCTCCGCCGCACCCTGGCGCACACCGGCAGCTCCAACCTCGCGATCACCGGCTCGCAGCTCTTCGTCGCCACCCTCGAACTGGCCCTGATCACCCCGCTGTTCACCACCCTGCCCACCTCGTTCCCGGTGGTCCCGCTACTCGCGGTGGTGGCGCTCGGCGCTCTCGGCACCGGGGTCGCGCTGCTCCTCCAGTACGGCCTGGTCGCCGAAGTCGGCCCGACCACCGCCCAGATGGTGACGTACTTCATCCCCGTCATCGCCACGGCGGCCGGCGTCGCGGTGCTCGGCGAGAGCCTCAGCTGGAACACCCCGGTCGGCGCCCTGATCGTCCTCGCGGGGGCCGCCCTCACCCAGACCAGGCCCCGGAAGCGGGCGGCACCTCAGTCGTAA